Proteins from a genomic interval of Streptomyces sp. Tu6071:
- a CDS encoding TetR/AcrR family transcriptional regulator: protein MGHREDLLEGAKFCLLEKGFAATTARDIVRESGANLASIGYHYGSKDALLGRAYVALVEEMDLRPPEGAPGADAPPGTLAHFRATWEAVLASFPAQRAVWRLSFEMVLFGDRWPAARDVLIASQPAGRAGLLAAFTGLDEDALPPELVETEGRFHLTLLNGLILQWLFDPESATTAERLTEGVRSFLARVWEYGGD from the coding sequence ATGGGACACCGTGAGGATCTGCTCGAAGGCGCCAAGTTCTGCTTGCTGGAGAAGGGGTTCGCCGCGACGACGGCGCGCGACATCGTGCGGGAATCGGGCGCGAACCTCGCCTCCATCGGCTATCACTACGGCTCGAAGGACGCGCTGCTCGGCCGCGCCTACGTCGCGCTCGTCGAGGAGATGGACCTGCGGCCGCCCGAGGGCGCGCCCGGCGCCGACGCGCCGCCCGGCACGCTCGCGCACTTCCGCGCGACGTGGGAGGCCGTCCTCGCCTCGTTCCCCGCGCAACGCGCCGTGTGGCGGCTCAGCTTCGAGATGGTGCTCTTCGGCGACCGCTGGCCCGCCGCGCGCGACGTCCTCATCGCCTCCCAGCCCGCGGGCCGGGCCGGGCTCCTCGCGGCCTTCACGGGGCTCGACGAGGACGCCCTGCCGCCCGAACTCGTCGAAACAGAGGGCCGCTTCCACCTCACGCTCCTCAACGGGCTCATCCTCCAGTGGCTCTTCGACCCGGAGTCGGCGACGACGGCGGAGCGGCTGACGGAAGGGGTACGGAGCTTCCTGGCACGGGTGTGGGAGTACGGCGGGGACTGA
- the ilvN gene encoding acetolactate synthase small subunit: MSKHTLSVLVENKPGVLARITSLFSRRGFNIDSLAVGTTEHPDISRITIVVNVEELPLEQVTKQLNKLVNVLKIVELEPGSAIHRELVLVKVRADNETRSQIVEIVQLFRAKTVDVSPDAVTIEATGSSDKLEAMLKMLEHFGIKELVQSGTIAVGRGGRSITDRSLRALDRSA; this comes from the coding sequence ATGTCCAAGCACACGCTCTCCGTCCTGGTGGAGAACAAGCCGGGCGTCCTCGCCCGCATCACCTCCCTCTTCTCCCGCCGCGGGTTCAACATCGACTCGCTCGCGGTGGGCACCACCGAGCACCCCGACATCTCCCGCATCACCATCGTGGTCAATGTCGAGGAACTCCCCCTGGAACAGGTCACCAAGCAGCTCAACAAGCTGGTCAACGTCCTCAAGATCGTGGAACTGGAACCCGGTTCCGCGATCCACCGGGAGCTGGTCCTGGTGAAGGTCAGGGCCGACAACGAGACCCGTTCGCAGATCGTCGAGATCGTCCAGCTCTTCCGCGCGAAGACCGTGGACGTCTCGCCGGACGCCGTCACGATCGAGGCGACCGGCTCCAGCGACAAGCTGGAGGCCATGCTGAAGATGCTCGAACACTTCGGCATCAAGGAACTCGTCCAGTCCGGCACCATCGCCGTCGGGCGCGGCGGACGGTCCATCACCGACCGCTCCCTGCGCGCCCTGGACCGCAGCGCCTGA
- a CDS encoding M4 family metallopeptidase, whose product MPSSSTRRIRLAAATSTAALLCGLFTALPARAAAPSTGSGHTPDRVAGEHTEVPSFVTGLKDRAAKSATGGKETPAVAAVEHLARHDDVFHTGKLDLSAPKSSTVDGRTTVSFTQRHKGIPVLGAAYKVHTKGAEVESASGSLFTGLTVDATPKLTPRQAQKRLFADESLRKLSPAGRTTEARDLVVLPKGEGILAYHFTVKGTDHAGAPVSQQVYVDAHTGGIAFSYNEIAGVAAAGTAASAPAQAPAEDEDPAATEGPVTAHGTDYDGAAVELNAYRRADGQVELRDRTQKMYARTGGEILTYDARGGDVKNYQSVLPAGTPLASADSTEFPAAATDSGAVDAHANASKVYAFFKKELGRDGIDGKGGTMRAVVNVTSNGVAYPNAFWDGTKMVYGNINGAPASAGLDVVGHEMTHGITEHTAGLLYVSQSGALNEAISDYFGEAMEVDDEGLAMNDPQAGLIGEDLCGHDEDPADCALRDLGDGRRADRDFLNIPLANDNGGVHSNSTIVGGALWDMRKTLGKKFADSVVYTAAQEDFTPWTDFLQARYGIVDAARRLGATSPQLQKIANAFDAHGIVPGWEDVEAPRDSVTLAKDVAPGAEGMDMSHNIAVDGDRWATSYVDLKSFFDGTPEYGIKTGRLSQPEKGATDLSTPGVWMIDPALKGNTLYYSRVGANGADLVSRPAGGGENARETVVAGGLGDQREADVEGKVVTWVDIQGDEADVWVKQGDKPAVNITPGAGTSAVRPRIGGGKVSFIDYGGTRTTELNVYDLGTKKLVKTDAGDLLSSASDYVSNGKYGFAVITNPFLLGFQSVKGYDLSDPANTAKQKSVKLRSIVGSGVQLAVNDTRLIRTDLMASKFGTGNANQPKLEVADVEDVMTGDGGTWQRVSCAVTGQMYPGMADGSQRVVWADTRGTTDIVTRETPAGTCS is encoded by the coding sequence ATGCCCTCCTCCAGCACCAGACGCATACGGCTGGCCGCCGCCACCTCGACGGCCGCGCTCCTGTGCGGGCTGTTCACCGCCCTGCCCGCCCGCGCTGCCGCGCCCAGTACCGGTTCCGGCCACACCCCGGACCGCGTCGCGGGCGAGCACACCGAGGTCCCGTCCTTCGTCACCGGCCTGAAGGACCGCGCCGCGAAGTCCGCTACGGGCGGGAAGGAGACCCCGGCCGTCGCCGCCGTCGAACACCTCGCCCGGCACGACGACGTGTTCCACACCGGAAAGCTCGATCTGTCAGCCCCGAAGTCGAGCACCGTCGACGGCCGTACGACCGTCAGCTTCACGCAACGGCACAAGGGCATCCCGGTCCTCGGCGCCGCGTACAAGGTGCACACCAAGGGCGCCGAAGTCGAGTCCGCGAGCGGCAGCCTCTTCACCGGCCTCACGGTCGACGCGACGCCGAAGCTGACGCCCCGGCAGGCGCAGAAACGTCTCTTCGCCGACGAGAGCCTGCGCAAGCTGAGCCCGGCGGGCCGCACGACCGAGGCCCGTGACCTCGTCGTCCTGCCCAAAGGCGAAGGCATCCTGGCCTACCACTTCACCGTGAAGGGCACCGACCACGCGGGCGCCCCCGTGAGCCAGCAGGTCTACGTGGACGCGCACACGGGCGGCATCGCCTTCTCGTACAACGAGATCGCCGGAGTCGCCGCCGCCGGTACGGCCGCGAGCGCCCCCGCCCAGGCGCCGGCCGAGGACGAGGACCCCGCCGCCACCGAGGGCCCGGTCACCGCGCACGGTACCGACTACGACGGCGCCGCTGTCGAGCTGAACGCCTACCGGCGCGCCGACGGTCAGGTCGAACTGCGCGACCGGACACAGAAGATGTACGCCCGGACCGGCGGCGAGATCCTCACGTACGACGCCCGGGGCGGCGACGTGAAGAACTACCAGAGCGTGCTGCCCGCCGGCACCCCGCTCGCCTCCGCCGACTCCACGGAGTTCCCGGCCGCCGCGACCGACAGCGGCGCCGTGGACGCGCACGCCAACGCCTCCAAGGTCTACGCCTTCTTCAAGAAGGAGCTGGGCCGCGACGGCATCGACGGCAAGGGCGGCACGATGCGCGCCGTCGTCAACGTCACCTCGAACGGCGTCGCGTACCCGAACGCGTTCTGGGACGGCACCAAGATGGTGTACGGCAACATCAACGGGGCCCCCGCCTCCGCAGGGCTCGACGTCGTCGGCCACGAGATGACCCACGGCATCACCGAGCACACCGCCGGTCTCCTCTACGTCTCGCAGTCCGGCGCCCTCAACGAGGCGATCAGCGACTACTTCGGCGAGGCCATGGAGGTCGACGACGAGGGCCTCGCGATGAACGACCCGCAGGCGGGCCTCATCGGCGAGGACTTGTGCGGCCACGACGAGGACCCGGCCGACTGCGCGCTGCGCGACCTCGGCGACGGCCGCCGCGCCGACCGCGACTTCCTCAACATCCCGCTCGCCAACGACAACGGCGGAGTCCACTCCAACTCCACCATCGTCGGCGGGGCGCTGTGGGACATGCGCAAGACCCTCGGCAAGAAGTTCGCCGACAGCGTCGTGTACACGGCGGCGCAGGAGGACTTCACGCCGTGGACGGACTTTCTCCAGGCGCGCTACGGGATCGTGGACGCCGCGCGCCGCCTCGGTGCCACCAGCCCCCAGCTCCAGAAGATCGCCAACGCCTTCGACGCGCACGGCATCGTGCCCGGCTGGGAGGACGTCGAGGCGCCGCGCGACTCCGTCACGCTTGCCAAGGACGTCGCACCCGGCGCCGAGGGCATGGACATGTCGCACAACATCGCCGTCGACGGCGACCGCTGGGCGACGTCGTACGTCGATCTCAAGAGCTTCTTCGACGGCACACCCGAGTACGGCATCAAGACGGGCAGGCTCTCGCAGCCCGAGAAGGGTGCCACCGACCTCTCGACGCCCGGCGTCTGGATGATCGACCCGGCGCTCAAGGGCAACACCCTGTACTACTCCCGCGTGGGCGCGAACGGCGCGGACCTCGTGAGCCGGCCGGCCGGCGGCGGCGAGAACGCCCGGGAGACGGTCGTCGCGGGCGGCCTCGGAGACCAGCGCGAGGCCGATGTGGAGGGCAAGGTCGTGACCTGGGTCGACATCCAGGGCGACGAGGCCGACGTGTGGGTCAAGCAGGGCGACAAGCCCGCCGTCAACATCACCCCGGGGGCCGGTACCAGCGCCGTGCGCCCGCGGATCGGCGGCGGGAAGGTCTCGTTCATCGACTACGGCGGCACGAGGACCACCGAGCTGAACGTCTACGACCTCGGGACGAAGAAGCTCGTCAAGACGGACGCCGGTGACCTGCTCAGCTCCGCGAGCGACTACGTCTCGAACGGCAAGTACGGCTTCGCCGTCATCACCAACCCGTTCCTGCTCGGCTTCCAGTCGGTCAAGGGCTACGACCTCTCCGACCCGGCGAACACCGCCAAGCAGAAGAGTGTCAAGCTCCGTTCGATCGTCGGCAGCGGCGTGCAGCTCGCCGTCAACGACACGCGGCTCATCCGCACCGACCTCATGGCCTCGAAGTTCGGCACCGGCAACGCCAACCAGCCCAAGCTGGAGGTCGCCGACGTCGAGGACGTCATGACCGGCGACGGCGGCACGTGGCAGCGCGTCTCCTGCGCCGTCACCGGCCAGATGTACCCGGGCATGGCCGACGGCTCGCAGCGCGTCGTCTGGGCCGACACACGCGGCACGACCGACATCGTGACCCGCGAGACCCCGGCGGGCACCTGCTCCTGA
- a CDS encoding proline dehydrogenase family protein, whose protein sequence is MLGPVILAASRSDRLRRVVSAAPVTKPVVNRFIPGESVDQIVPIIVDATSKGLELTMDVVGEDITTPEQAAAARDAYLELIEHLKALDLGTRAEMSVKLSMFGQALEGGHELALSNVRPVVEAAAAIGTTVTLDAEDHTTLDSMFAIHEELRKDFPQTGCVIQAYLFRTEDDARRLAAAGSRVRVVKGAYKEPASVAYQEKPEIDKAYIRVLRILMEGDGYPMVGSHDPRIVEIAQELARRAGRKPGDFEFQMLYGIRTEEHVRLAREGHRMRVYTAYGTDWYGYFMRRLAEKPANLLFFLRSVLTKN, encoded by the coding sequence GTGCTGGGTCCCGTGATCCTCGCCGCGTCGCGCAGCGACCGGCTGCGCCGCGTCGTCTCGGCCGCGCCCGTCACCAAGCCGGTCGTGAACCGGTTCATCCCCGGCGAGAGCGTCGACCAGATCGTCCCGATCATCGTCGACGCCACCAGCAAGGGCCTGGAGCTGACGATGGACGTCGTCGGCGAGGACATCACGACGCCCGAGCAGGCCGCCGCCGCGCGCGACGCCTACCTGGAGCTGATCGAGCACCTCAAGGCCCTCGACCTCGGTACCCGCGCCGAGATGTCGGTGAAGCTCTCGATGTTCGGCCAGGCGCTGGAAGGGGGCCACGAGCTGGCCCTCTCCAACGTCCGCCCCGTCGTCGAGGCCGCCGCCGCGATCGGCACCACGGTCACGCTCGACGCCGAGGACCACACGACGCTCGACTCGATGTTCGCGATCCACGAGGAGCTGCGGAAGGACTTCCCGCAGACCGGCTGCGTCATCCAGGCGTACCTCTTCCGCACCGAGGACGACGCCCGCCGCCTCGCCGCCGCGGGCAGCCGCGTGCGCGTCGTGAAGGGCGCCTACAAGGAGCCCGCCTCGGTCGCGTACCAGGAGAAGCCGGAGATCGACAAGGCGTACATCCGCGTCCTGCGCATCCTCATGGAGGGCGACGGCTACCCCATGGTCGGTTCGCACGACCCCCGTATCGTGGAGATAGCGCAGGAACTGGCGCGCCGCGCGGGCCGCAAGCCCGGCGACTTCGAGTTCCAGATGCTGTACGGCATCCGCACCGAGGAGCACGTACGGCTCGCCCGCGAGGGCCACCGCATGCGCGTGTACACCGCGTACGGCACCGACTGGTACGGCTACTTCATGCGGCGCCTCGCCGAGAAGCCCGCCAACCTCCTCTTCTTCCTGCGCTCGGTCCTCACCAAGAACTGA
- a CDS encoding PucR family transcriptional regulator, with amino-acid sequence MKADYQELVDEISALLGAPATLEDKDFGLIAFGAHDSGPEDSLDQVRTRTILTRTSSAAVRAWFEGFGIARATGPVRIPAAPDAGVLRDRVCLPVRHGGTVYGYVWLLDSAHGPTAPQLSSAMQVADRIGELLADEATAEDAATREFRRAVTTTTDWERDTALAALRAALGPHADDLYTVLCVAPWPAEEPPPARRVPGTAAACVLPTAGGGRRLAVLVRVRTGTGVPASVLSAAGQLATGAAAGVGAPRRGPAEVPELWREAAAAARAAAAEPALGPVAQWSAVGPYRLLTALPPGAAHDPVLRDLLSPAHAELARTVEVFLDHAGQAGRTAAALGIHRQTLYYRLSRVEQLTGLDLDDGEHRLLLHMGVKAARL; translated from the coding sequence GTGAAGGCCGATTACCAGGAACTCGTGGACGAGATCTCGGCGCTGCTGGGTGCCCCGGCGACGCTGGAGGACAAGGACTTCGGGCTCATCGCCTTCGGCGCCCACGACAGCGGCCCCGAGGACTCGCTCGACCAGGTGCGGACCCGCACGATCCTCACGCGCACCTCGTCGGCCGCCGTCCGGGCGTGGTTCGAGGGCTTCGGCATCGCGCGCGCGACGGGTCCGGTGCGCATCCCCGCCGCGCCGGACGCGGGTGTCCTGCGCGACCGCGTCTGCCTGCCCGTGCGGCACGGCGGGACGGTGTACGGCTACGTGTGGCTGCTCGACAGCGCGCACGGGCCCACCGCGCCGCAGCTCAGCTCAGCGATGCAGGTCGCGGACCGGATCGGTGAGCTGCTCGCGGACGAGGCGACGGCGGAGGACGCCGCGACGCGCGAGTTCCGGCGTGCCGTGACGACAACGACCGACTGGGAGCGGGACACGGCGCTCGCCGCGCTGCGCGCCGCGCTCGGCCCGCACGCCGACGACCTCTACACCGTCCTCTGCGTCGCGCCGTGGCCCGCCGAGGAGCCGCCGCCCGCGCGGCGGGTGCCGGGCACGGCCGCCGCCTGCGTGCTCCCGACGGCGGGCGGCGGACGGCGTCTCGCGGTGCTCGTGCGGGTACGGACCGGGACGGGCGTCCCGGCCTCGGTGCTCTCCGCGGCGGGGCAGCTCGCGACGGGCGCGGCGGCGGGCGTGGGGGCGCCGCGCCGCGGGCCCGCCGAGGTGCCGGAGCTGTGGCGGGAGGCCGCCGCGGCGGCGCGCGCGGCGGCGGCGGAACCCGCGCTGGGCCCGGTCGCGCAGTGGTCCGCGGTCGGCCCGTACCGCCTCCTGACCGCGCTTCCCCCCGGGGCGGCGCACGACCCGGTGCTGCGCGACCTCCTCTCCCCCGCCCACGCGGAGCTGGCGCGCACCGTCGAGGTCTTCCTGGACCACGCGGGCCAGGCGGGCCGGACGGCGGCGGCCCTCGGCATCCACCGCCAGACGCTGTACTACCGGCTCTCACGGGTGGAGCAGCTGACGGGCCTCGACCTGGACGACGGGGAGCACCGGCTGCTGCTGCACATGGGGGTGAAGGCGGCGCGCTTGTGA
- the ilvC gene encoding ketol-acid reductoisomerase, whose protein sequence is MAELFYDDDADLSIIQGRKVAVLGYGSQGHAHALSLRDSGVDVRVGLHEGSKSKAKAEEQGLTVLTPAEASAWADVIMILVPDPIQGKIYEESVKDNLSDGDALFFGHGFNIRFGFVKPPAGVDVCMVAPKGPGHLVRRQYEEGRGVPCIAAVEQDATGKAFDLALSYAKAIGGTRAGVIKTTFTEETETDLFGEQAVLCGGTAALVKAGFETLVEAGYQPEIAYFECLHELKLIVDLMYEGGLEKMRWSISETAEWGDYVSGPRIITDQTKAEMKKILGEIQDGSFANTWMKEYEAGLPKYNEYKKADEEHLLETTGKELRKLMSWVDEEV, encoded by the coding sequence GTGGCCGAGCTGTTCTACGACGACGACGCAGACCTGTCCATCATCCAGGGCCGGAAGGTCGCGGTCCTCGGATACGGCAGCCAGGGGCACGCGCACGCGCTCTCGCTGCGCGACTCGGGCGTCGACGTGCGGGTCGGTCTGCACGAGGGCTCCAAGTCCAAGGCGAAGGCCGAGGAGCAGGGCCTCACCGTCCTGACCCCCGCCGAGGCGAGCGCCTGGGCCGACGTGATCATGATCCTCGTGCCGGACCCGATCCAGGGCAAGATCTACGAGGAGTCCGTCAAGGACAACCTGAGCGACGGCGACGCCCTCTTCTTCGGCCACGGCTTCAACATCCGCTTCGGCTTCGTCAAGCCCCCGGCCGGTGTCGACGTCTGCATGGTCGCCCCCAAGGGCCCCGGACACCTCGTGCGCCGCCAGTACGAGGAGGGCCGCGGCGTCCCGTGCATCGCGGCCGTCGAGCAGGACGCGACCGGCAAGGCGTTCGACCTCGCCCTCTCGTACGCGAAGGCTATCGGCGGCACCCGCGCCGGCGTCATCAAGACGACCTTCACCGAGGAGACCGAGACCGACCTCTTCGGCGAGCAGGCCGTGCTGTGCGGTGGCACCGCGGCGCTCGTCAAGGCGGGCTTCGAGACCCTCGTCGAGGCCGGTTACCAGCCGGAGATCGCCTACTTCGAGTGCCTGCACGAGCTGAAGCTCATCGTCGACCTCATGTACGAGGGCGGCCTGGAGAAGATGCGCTGGTCCATCTCCGAGACCGCCGAGTGGGGCGACTACGTCTCCGGTCCGCGCATCATCACGGACCAGACCAAGGCCGAGATGAAGAAGATCCTCGGCGAGATCCAGGACGGCAGCTTCGCCAACACCTGGATGAAGGAGTACGAGGCCGGCCTGCCGAAGTACAACGAGTACAAGAAGGCCGACGAGGAGCACCTCTTGGAGACCACCGGCAAGGAGCTGCGCAAGCTCATGAGCTGGGTCGACGAAGAGGTCTGA
- a CDS encoding MFS transporter, translated as MTSEHLAADHRPAPAPRAGRREWAAFTVLLLALLMVAMDTSVLFFAVPAINADLAPSGTEQLWIYDVYGFLLAGLLLTMGSLGDRIGRRRLLLCGAAAFGAASAAAAYATSPEMLIAARAVLGVGGATLMPSTMGLIRVLFRDAKQRARAIGAWTAVLTGGIALGSVVSGVLVEHYWWGSVFLVNLPAMLLLLILAPLLIPEYRDPEGGKFDLPSVPLSLAAVLPLVWALKEIPGNGMRPSYALALAAGLVFLVLFVRRQRTTARPMVPPALLKVRGYRGALVLGTLAAFGMMGSSFFTTQYLQSVLGLSALQAALWSLVPSVPIGAAAPVVTALVQRGVPRGRVVAAGFLLSASGMAVLGLLGTDSLALVLTAAGLLAVGIVTALSQLTDLAMGAVPVERASTASALWETGQEFGGALGLATLGSLATTFYRAHVTDAGQGGLPDSARETLGGAVAHATLLGGERGAALLRAARDAFVSGMHVAAWTCAALFVLCAAGAVLTLRDRGTDGDKAAHTGPASDAAPVPVPREAGPAPVPPLPEDA; from the coding sequence ATGACCTCAGAACACCTCGCCGCAGACCACCGCCCCGCACCGGCACCCCGTGCGGGGCGCCGCGAGTGGGCCGCGTTCACCGTCCTCCTCCTCGCCCTCCTCATGGTCGCGATGGACACCTCCGTCCTCTTCTTCGCGGTCCCCGCCATCAACGCCGACCTCGCTCCGAGCGGTACCGAGCAACTGTGGATCTACGACGTCTACGGCTTCCTGCTCGCCGGGCTCCTCCTCACGATGGGCTCGCTCGGCGACCGGATCGGGCGCCGCAGGCTGCTGCTGTGCGGTGCCGCCGCGTTCGGCGCGGCGAGCGCGGCGGCGGCGTACGCGACGAGCCCCGAGATGCTGATCGCCGCGCGCGCCGTGCTCGGCGTCGGCGGCGCGACGCTCATGCCCTCGACGATGGGCCTGATCCGGGTCCTCTTCCGGGACGCGAAGCAGCGGGCCCGCGCGATCGGCGCGTGGACGGCCGTTCTGACGGGCGGTATCGCGCTCGGCTCGGTCGTCAGCGGCGTCCTCGTGGAGCACTACTGGTGGGGCTCCGTCTTCCTCGTGAACCTGCCCGCGATGCTCCTGCTGCTGATCCTCGCGCCCCTGCTCATCCCCGAGTACCGCGACCCCGAGGGCGGGAAGTTCGACCTGCCGAGCGTGCCGCTGTCGCTCGCCGCCGTCCTGCCCCTGGTGTGGGCGCTCAAGGAAATCCCCGGCAACGGGATGCGCCCCTCCTACGCCCTCGCGCTCGCCGCCGGGCTCGTCTTCCTGGTCCTCTTCGTCCGCAGGCAGCGCACCACCGCGCGCCCGATGGTGCCGCCCGCGCTCCTGAAGGTCCGGGGCTACCGGGGCGCGCTCGTCCTCGGCACGCTCGCCGCCTTCGGGATGATGGGCTCCTCCTTCTTCACGACGCAGTACCTCCAGTCGGTCCTCGGACTGAGCGCCCTCCAGGCCGCGTTGTGGAGCCTCGTGCCCTCGGTGCCGATCGGTGCGGCGGCCCCCGTCGTCACGGCGCTCGTGCAGCGCGGCGTCCCGCGCGGTCGCGTCGTCGCCGCCGGGTTCCTGCTGAGCGCGAGCGGCATGGCGGTGCTCGGGCTGCTCGGCACCGACTCGCTCGCCCTCGTCCTGACGGCCGCCGGGCTGCTCGCGGTCGGTATCGTGACGGCGCTGTCGCAGCTCACCGACCTCGCGATGGGCGCCGTCCCCGTCGAACGCGCCAGTACCGCCTCGGCGTTGTGGGAGACGGGCCAGGAGTTCGGCGGCGCGCTCGGCCTCGCGACCCTCGGCTCCCTCGCCACGACGTTCTACCGCGCCCACGTCACGGACGCCGGACAGGGCGGCCTCCCCGACAGCGCCCGCGAGACCCTCGGCGGCGCCGTCGCCCACGCCACGCTCCTCGGCGGGGAGCGGGGCGCCGCGCTCCTGCGCGCCGCACGCGACGCCTTCGTCTCCGGGATGCACGTCGCCGCCTGGACGTGCGCCGCGCTCTTCGTCCTCTGCGCGGCCGGCGCCGTGCTCACCCTGCGCGACAGGGGAACGGACGGGGACAAGGCCGCCCACACCGGGCCCGCGTCCGACGCCGCCCCGGTCCCCGTACCGCGCGAGGCCGGCCCCGCGCCCGTACCGCCGCTGCCGGAAGACGCGTGA
- the serA gene encoding phosphoglycerate dehydrogenase, whose amino-acid sequence MSAQDKPVVLIAEELSPATVDALGPDFEIRHCDGADRAQLLPALAEVDAVLIRSATKIDAEAVAAAPKLKVVARAGVGLDNVDVSAATKAGVMVVNAPTSNIVTAAELACGLLIATARNIPQASQALKGGEWKRSKYTGVELAEKTLGVVGLGRIGVLVAQRMSAFGMKVVAYDPYVQPARAAQMGVKLLTLDELLDVADFITVHLPKTPETLGLIGDEALHKVKPSVRIVNAARGGIVDEEALASALKEGRVAGAGLDVYTKEPCTDSPLFQFDQVVCTPHLGASTDEAQEKAGIAVAKSVRLALAGELVPDAVNVQGGVIAEDVKPGLPLAERLGRIFTALAGEVAVRLDVEVYGEITQHDVKVLELSALKGVFEDVVAETVSYVNAPLFAQERGVEVRLTTSSESPDHRNLVTVRGTLGDGGEVAVSGTLAGPKHLQKIVAIGEHTVDLALADHMVVLRYADRPGVVGTVGRVLGESGINIAGMQVSRAEEGGEALAVLTVDDSVPADVLAEVAQETGATSARAVDLT is encoded by the coding sequence GTGAGCGCGCAAGACAAGCCTGTCGTACTGATCGCCGAGGAACTCAGCCCCGCCACGGTCGACGCCCTCGGCCCCGACTTCGAGATCCGTCACTGCGACGGCGCCGACCGGGCCCAGCTCCTCCCGGCCCTCGCCGAGGTCGACGCGGTGCTGATCCGCTCGGCGACGAAGATCGACGCCGAGGCCGTGGCGGCGGCGCCGAAACTCAAGGTCGTCGCCCGCGCGGGCGTCGGCCTGGACAACGTCGACGTCTCCGCCGCCACCAAGGCCGGCGTCATGGTCGTCAACGCCCCCACCTCGAACATCGTGACCGCGGCCGAGCTGGCCTGCGGGCTCCTCATCGCCACGGCGCGCAACATCCCGCAGGCGAGCCAGGCGCTCAAGGGCGGCGAGTGGAAGCGCTCGAAGTACACGGGCGTCGAGCTGGCCGAGAAGACCCTCGGCGTCGTCGGCCTCGGCCGCATCGGCGTCCTCGTCGCGCAGCGCATGTCCGCGTTCGGCATGAAGGTCGTCGCGTACGACCCGTACGTGCAGCCCGCGCGCGCCGCGCAGATGGGCGTCAAGCTCCTCACGCTCGACGAGCTCCTCGACGTCGCGGACTTCATCACCGTGCACCTCCCCAAGACCCCCGAAACGCTCGGTCTCATCGGCGACGAGGCGCTGCACAAGGTCAAGCCCTCGGTGCGCATCGTCAACGCCGCGCGCGGCGGCATCGTCGACGAGGAGGCGCTCGCCTCCGCGCTCAAGGAGGGCCGCGTCGCGGGCGCCGGGCTCGACGTGTACACCAAGGAGCCGTGCACCGACTCGCCGCTCTTCCAGTTCGACCAGGTCGTGTGCACCCCGCACCTCGGCGCCTCGACCGACGAGGCCCAGGAGAAGGCAGGCATCGCCGTCGCGAAGTCCGTGCGCCTCGCGCTCGCGGGCGAACTCGTCCCCGACGCGGTCAACGTGCAGGGCGGCGTCATCGCCGAGGACGTCAAGCCGGGCCTGCCGCTCGCCGAGCGCCTCGGCCGCATCTTCACCGCCCTCGCGGGCGAGGTCGCGGTCCGTCTCGACGTCGAGGTCTACGGCGAGATCACGCAGCACGACGTCAAGGTGCTCGAACTCTCGGCGCTCAAGGGCGTCTTCGAGGACGTCGTCGCGGAGACCGTGTCGTACGTCAACGCGCCGCTCTTCGCGCAGGAGCGCGGCGTCGAGGTCCGCCTGACGACCAGCTCGGAGTCCCCCGACCACCGCAACCTCGTGACGGTGCGCGGCACGCTCGGCGACGGCGGCGAGGTCGCGGTCTCGGGCACGCTCGCCGGTCCCAAGCACCTCCAGAAGATCGTCGCGATCGGCGAGCACACCGTCGACCTCGCCCTCGCCGACCACATGGTCGTGCTGCGCTACGCCGACCGTCCCGGCGTCGTCGGCACCGTGGGCCGCGTCCTCGGCGAGTCCGGCATCAACATCGCGGGCATGCAGGTCTCGCGCGCCGAGGAGGGCGGCGAGGCCCTCGCGGTCCTCACGGTCGACGACTCGGTCCCGGCGGACGTCCTCGCGGAGGTAGCGCAGGAGACCGGCGCGACGTCGGCGCGGGCGGTCGACCTGACCTGA